The Terriglobales bacterium sequence TTAGACGCAAAAAAGACATTTAATTCAGGTCCCTGGTGAATCTGCTAGGGGAGAGTTTCGAGGAGAAACCCGGATGTTTATGACTCTGATTGGTATTTGTGTCGTGGTGCTGTTGATCGTAATTTGGATGAACCGTGTTAGCCGATTCTGAGATCATCGTGGGCGCAACGAGAATTTCCGTTAGTCATCGCCTGGTGTCTGCTCGGACTGCTCACCTGGGGTTGGGGCTCAATGCGGGTTAAAGTCGTCTGGAGTGCAAGAATGGCTTTTGTCCCAAATTGGTTTGTTGACAAATTTTTTACAATCTAAAAGCTTCCTTCTACACCAGGTTTAAGAGACAATTCAAACGTACCTACTTCCCCCTCCCCCCAAAGCTGACTTTTGGAAATTTTCTGACAGGATAAAAGTCGATGAATTCTGGGGAACGCATCCGGCAACTTCGCGAAGAACGGTTGATGAAACCGGACGACGTTGAACGCGCCAGCCGTTCAATTGCCGAGATCAGCGCGAGCATGGAGTATTACATCTCAGAGACGAGCCTGGGCGAGATGGAAAACGGCTCAGCCCCGAGTATCTATAAAATCTGCAGCCTTGCGAGATGCTTCAAAATTCCCTACGAGCAACTGCTTCTGATCTTCGGAATTGACGTAAAAGCCGAATGGCAGGAAAGCAACCGCCACAGGGTTCCGGTTCCATCAGCGCGGCAAAGGGCGAATTCGCAATCCATTACTCTGAGGCCTATTGAACTAAGTAAAGACGGCGTCGATTTTCGCTTGAACTTCAATGCCCAGATCAGCCTGAAAGAGACGCATTTGCTAAGTCCTCATCCCAGGCGGTGGGGCAACATACCCGCGGCGCTGCGCAAGCGGCTGCATCCGACTCACTTCCGTTATGCATGGATTGGATTAAAAGACGACACCATGGCCGATATCCTGCCTCCAGGATCACTGATTGAAATTGATAAAAAGCAAACAGAGATACAGCGCTCCCCGTGGAAGTCTTTGCGCGAGCGGCCGCTCTATCTTGTCCGTCATGCAAGCGGCTATAGCTGCTGCTGGTGCCAGTTGGAAGGGAACGAACTCACGCTTATTCCTCATCTCCTTTCGCAGCGCCACGCAATGCATTTCAAGACACCACAGCAAGCGGCCGTCATAGGCAGAGTAGTCAATGCGTGGATGCCTCGGCAGTTGCACAATATGCGCACAGAATCAGTTGATAACTACTCCTTAGCCCCATATTCGACCCAAAATTACAGTTCGGGGTTCACCGCGATGTTCGAATCCGGACGAATTGACTGATCGTTAACTTGAGCAACGACAGAATATAGCCCCTTGCGTTACTTTTCCGCCAGTTGTAGCTTTGCAGATAGAGCCTATGCGTTGCATCCCTCTCCGCGTGTTTTTTTTTTAATGCTCTTCTCTGCTTTTTCCCCGCACTCAGCTCCGCAGCGGTTTCGGCGCCGCATCTCACCGTGGATTTAATTGCGGAAAATGCCTCGATTGCTCCCGGGCACAGCTTCCAGGCCGGTTTGAAATTCAATCTGGAAAAGAGCTGGCATGTCTATTGGATCAACCCCGGCGATTCGGGCGAGCCTCCTAAGGTGGAGTGGAAGCTGCCCCCAGGATTTCAAGCCGATGCGATTGAATGGCCTACGCCGGCACGCCTGCCGATTTCCAAGCTGATGGATTATGGATATGAAGATCAAGTGCTTCTGATGATGCGCATTCATCCGCCGGCAAATTTGAAACCGGGCACAACCACTCAGCTTGCTGCCACCGTGAAGTGGCTGGTATGCCGTGAGGTCTGCATCTCTGGCCACGGAGAAGTTTCGTTGACGCTGCCGGTTTCGAGCGAGACTCCAAAGCCCTCGGCCAATCAGGACCTATTTACTAGGACCAAAGCAAGTTTGCCTCTGCCGCCGCCGCGAAGTTGGAGACAATCGGCAGTTGCGAGCAAAGATGATTTTGTTTTGACCATACGGACAGGGAAGCGGGTTGCGAACGCAATTTTCTTTCCTCGGGAAGCCGAACAAATTGAGAATGCAGCCCCGCAGCAAGTCCACTCCGATCTAACTGGAGTTCGTATTGACTTGAAAAAATCAGAGCAATTGCTGAAACCGATTACTCGTCTGCGAGGAGTCGTAGTGCTTGATGGCCGAGGATATGAGGTCAACGCTCCCGTGGTCTCTCGTGCCGGACAAAGTAGCGCGCCCTGAACTCCCACAAACCCATCCGATTTTGATAGCATTTTATGGTCAAGGAGGCCCCAATGAGACGCTATTCAACCGGTTTGATCCTAAGTTTGCTCACCCTTTTTTCACTGTGTGCATTCGCAGCCCGGGTAGGCGAGTCAGCACCCGACTTCGCCGCCACCGACAGCAATGGCAGAGTGCAGAAGCTTTCCGACTATAAGGGAAAGTATGTTGTCCTGGAGTGGACCAACAAGGGATGTCCCTTCACCCGCAAGCACTATGACAGCGGCAACATGCAGAAGCTCCAGAAGGAGTGGACGCAGAAGGGTGTAGTCTGGTTTACCGTAGTTTCTTCCGCGCCGGGAAGCCAGGGTTACGTGACCGCCGCCGAAGAAAATGATTATGTGAAGCGAATGAATACCACGCCCACGGCGGTTCTGCTCGATCCCAAGGGCGATTTGGGGCACCTCTTCGCAGCCAAAACAACTCCGCACATGTTCATTATTGATCCCAGCGGAAAGCTGATCTATAACGGCGCGATTGACGATCATCCCACCACGGATGTCTCCGATATCAACAGCTCAAAGAATTACGTCTCCACTGCATTGGAGCAGGCGATAGCAGGCAAGCCGGTCGCCGAGGCTGCCACACGTCCCTACGGTTGCTCAGTGAAGTACGCCGACTAAAATCCAAAGACAACCTGCAAGCCAAGGGCGGCACCTAATCAGGTACCGCCCTTCTTCATTTTTACTTTGCAAATTTTTACACAATACACGAGTGCAATCCGGCAATCTCGGGTTATTCTTATTGTTAAGATTGTGTTAAAAAATTTCTCCCAGGAAGTAGCCGAACGAAGTGAAAGTACTTAGCCGAGAATTTATTGAAGTTGCCGGAGTTTTCTCCCTCATCATAATTGCGTTGTGGACCCCAAGGTACGCCGCCATTTTCATGATCGCGGCAGCAATTTGGATCCTTATTGCCACTCTTACCAGTCCCCGCAGCGCCTCTGAGCTCGGCGTCGGGCGCATAGGACTAAGAAAGTCAGTCTGGATTGCGGTTTCCGGAGCTTTGCTGGCCGCCGCCATCCTGGGTGCGGGCGCTATCGAGGGAACCCTGCATACTTTTCCCTGGCTGCCGCGTCCTCTTCTGCACAGCGGCGTCTATGCTGTGTGGGCCCTGGTGCAGCAGTTTATTACGCTATCGTTTTTCTTTATCCGCTTTGAGCGCCTGCTGGCCAGCGGCACCAAGGCCGTTGTCACCACCGCACTCCTGTTCAGCGCGGTTCATATACCCAACTGGGTCCTGCTGGTCGCTACCGCGATGATGGGGTTGGTGTTCGCCGAAATCTTCCGTCGCTACCGGAACATCTACTGGCTCGGTGTCGCCCACGCCCTGCTCGGAATCGCGTTGGCCATGGCCCTGCCCGACGCCCTTCACCACCAGATGAATGTTGGCGTGGCGTACCTGAGTTATCCCGGACAGTAGTAATTCCGTGTGGCACAGCCGTCCCCAGCTGTGGGCTTTGAAACCCGAAACTGCCTTACTTCCCGAAGCTGTAATGACCGCTGCTGGAACCGATGTCTTGCCCCAAACCGTCAAGAATATGGTATTGACTATGAACGTCCCAGAACATGCCGGTGAACTTGAGGGCGTAGGGCATAAGCAGGCTGGTGGCCAGGCCAACAATCTCAGATTTCAACTGTGACCCGCTGGTATTGCCCACCGAGTTCACCTGCCGCTCGAGGACGGCGCGGCAGAGCGTGCCGCGCTCGCCGGTCGGCTCATCGCCATCCCACTTGCCGGCCGCGCATGACAGCGCCGTTTCGGTAATGATGCCGGCCTGCAACTCCTTCGCCAGGTGGGGATCGCTCCTCTTCAGGTTCCACGTCCTGGCCGACTCAATCGCGGATCGTGCGTCCGCATTCTCTTCGACCTTCTGGATCCACTCCGCGCTCGCCGCCATCGCCGTATTCACCGCGAACTGCTGGTGCGCAAGATCTGAAGCGTCATCGCCGTGCGCGGGCACCGGTCCGGCATTGTGATACTCAGCCTGCGAACGCAAGGGCTGTCCATTTTCCGATTCGATATACATCAGCCGCGAGTTGTCGTGGTTCATGTGCGTATGCGTATTGCGCGCCCCGGCCACAGGAGGGAAAATCCCCGACTGCACGCGGAAGGGCCAGCCGTTGGGATCACTGTGCTTGCTGCGAAATTCGAACCAGGTGGGCGCCCGCAGGCCGCCGCCAGGCAGTTTGACCGTCTTCACGTCGGTTTTGTCGAAATCATTGTGCACCCAGTCGGAGTGGCTGTAGAAATCCTGCACGCAGTGGAGCGATGCGCCCAGCGTGACCAGGATCAGCACCTTGCGAGTGCGGTCATCAATATGAAGCTTGTTATAGCTCCCGAGCAGGCGCTGCGTGTTCCCGAGCAGGTGGGTGAAAAGATAATCGAAGTCGGAGTTGCGCTGGAAGTCGTTGTTCAGGTTGTCAAAGTGCAGGAAAATCGCTGCCTGGCGCACCTGCGCGTTGCTCGCTTGGTATTGATTCAGGGCATTGATCTCGTTCTTGCCCAGGTGGCCGGCGGCGTAATCTGCCACCGGCCCGAAGAAGTCGGGCGAGAAGTTGCCCAGTTGCATGATCTTAGAAGCATCTTCGGTGAACCCGAACTGTGCGCCCGCCTTTTGCACGCACACCGAGTGCCAGTAACTGTCGAAACCGGCAGCAGGGTGCGTCAACAATCCAACCAGCGCCAGCACAGCCAAAGCTTTTCGTAACAAGACTTTTCGCAACATTAAAGATTAGCTCCGTTTTTCTTTTTGCTGTTTCTTGAAACTCGAAACTATCTTACTTGAAACTCGAAACTTACAACTTGAAACTTGGACCTTGGAACTGTCTTAGGGTGTAAACTTTCCAGTCTTTGTGAAAAGGAGTTGATGCCGATGATTCGCAATCGAGTTCGTTGCTTCGTGCATGTTGCTTCGTTCTTACTGATGGCCTTGCCTGTCCTCGGGCAGAGCTCACCGCCGCCGGCAACGTATCCAGACCTGCCGAGCGAGACACCGGCGAAGCTTGAGCCGGTGACGGATAGCTTCGACTACATCCGGCGCGTGGAGATGATCCCGATGCGCGACGGCGTGAAGCTGCACACCGTGATCCTGATTCCCAAAGGCGCCAAGGATGCTCCCATCCTGCTCACGCGTACGCCTTACAACGCCGATGAGCTCACCAGCCACGACGCCCGCGGCAGCGGAGAAACCGGAGCTCTCAGCTCCCACCTCGCCCCCATGCTCGTAGGCTACGACAACGCCACCGAGGTGATCATCGAAGGCGGATACATTCGCGTAGTGCAGGACGTACGCGGCAAATACGGATCAGAGGGCGACTACGTGATGAACCGTCCGCTGCACGGGCCGCAAAATCCAACGCCGGTGGACCACGCTACTGATACCTACGACACCATTGACTGGCTGGTGAAGAACATCCCGGAGAGCAACGGCCGGGTCGGCATTCTTGGCATCTCCTACGACGGATTCCTGCCGCTCATGGCGCTGGTGAATCCGCATCCCGCGCTCAAGGTCTCCGTGCCCATGAACCCGATGGTGGACGGCTGGATGGGCGATGACTGGTTCCACAACGGCGCCTTCCGCCAGCAGAACATGCCCTACATCTATGAGCAGGAGGCCACACACAAGAACGACGCCAAGTGGTGGTCAAGCAACTACGACGACTATGACATGTTCATGCAGGCCGGATCAGCCGGCGAGCTCGGCCGCCGCCGCGGACTCGAACAGGTCGGCTTCTGGCGCAAAATTCTCGCGCATCCCACCTACGACGCCTGGTGGCGCGATCAGGCGGTGGATAAGGTGCTGGCAGAACAGCCACTGAAAGTCCCGGTCATGCTGGTCCACAGCCTCTGGGACCAGGAAGATATTTACGGCGCCATCGCCGTCTACAAAGCGATCAAGCCGAAGGACACAAACAACGACAAAGTTTTTCTGGTCATGGGCCCCTGGCATCACGGGCAGGAGATCGGCGACGGCAGCGCGCTCGGAGCCCTGAAATTCAACAGCGATACCGCACTCTACTTCCGGCAAAACATCCTGCGTCCCTTTTTGGACCACTACCTCAAAAGCGATGCACCCAAATCCGACGTCGCTCCTGTCAACGCATTTGAAACCGGAACCAATACATGGCGCCAGCTTCCCGCATGGCCGGCTGGCTGCAGCAGCGGATGCACCATCAAGCCCACGCCGTTGTATCTGAGCGCAGGCCTGAAGCTGAGCTTCGCGGCGCCCAAAGCAGGTGATGCGGCATTCGATGAGTACATCTCCGACCCGGCAAAGCCCGTGCCCTTCCGCGCGCGTCCCATTCAGCCTGTCGCCTACGGCGCCGATTACTCCTGGCGGCGCTGGCTGGTGGATGACCAGCGCGAAGCCTCCGGCCGGCCCGATGTTTTAGCTTTCGTCTCCGATGTTCTGAGCGAGCCCGTGAAAATCAGCGGGCAACCCATCGTCAACCTGATGGCTTCGACCAGCGGAACCGATTCCGACTGGGTAGTCAAGGTGATTGACGTTTATCCCGACGAAGTAGCCGGCCACGCGCCCCTCGGCGGCTATCAGCTCATGGTCTCCGCCGATATCTTCCGCGGACGCTATCGCGAGAGCCTCGAAACCCCCAAGCCCATCGCGTCTGATAAACCGTTGCTCTACCACTTCGCCCTACCCACGGCCAACCACGTCTTTCTGCCCAGCCACAAGATCATGGTGCAGATCCAGTCAAGCTGGTTCCCGCTCTACGATCGCAATCCGCAGACGTTCGTGCAGAGCATCTTCTGGGCCAAGCCCGAGGACTACCGCAAAGCAACCCAGCGCATCTACCACGCGCCGGGACAGGCAAGCTTCATCGAACTGCCCGTTGTCGCAACGCCGTGAGAGAAGGTTTTTTGCCGCGGATTTCGCGGATTGAGTTATCTCGGACCGTAGTAATTCCATCGTAGAGACGTAGCTTGCTACGTCTCCCATTTTGTCTTGTTGCTCCATCGAGCCTGCAGCTTGTCATGCTGAGCGCGCGCGCGAAGCATCTTGCTAGCCGAATCAGGGCAAGGCTATGGCTGGAGAGGGCGCACCACTCTTTCTAGTCTTTCCCGCCCAAGCTATCTTTCAGAGAATTGTTTGTCCCACGCTGGCCCCGTAAATTGCCAAAAAGCACGATTCAGATATCTATTCTTCAACCGGGGCGTGATGTTTTTCCTGTTTTTGCCACTATAGGCAAGTTGCGGAGACTTTTCCGCACGCCTCTCAGGCCGCCCACAGCAACTGGATGTCCGAGAACGGTAGGTAGAACAAACCACGAAATGATTTTAGGAAAAAGAGGAGTATCTGTAATGAGTTCGAACAGCCGGTTCTCTACAAAAATTGAGAGGCCACGAAGAGACAAAAAGGCACTTGCGATTTTGTTGCTGCTGGCTGTCGCCATCAGCGCGGTCAGCTCGGGCTGTGGCGGAGTTGCCAAAGGTACAGGCTTGTTGACATCCGGATCTACACCAGGACCAAATCCCGTACCCACTCCGACGTCGAATCCGATACCCAGTGTTGTTAGCATGTCCCCCAACATCGTGACGGCACCGGGACCGGGTATCACTTTTTTGACAGTGAACGGCTCGGGCTTTGTGCCGGGTTCGGTGGTGCAGTGGAATGGCAGCGGCCGGGCCACGACATTCATAAATAGCAGCCAGCTCACGGCCCTGATTGGGGCCTCTGATCTGGCCACCGCGGGTCAGGCTGCGGTCACAGTTTCCAATCCCTCTCCGGGAGGAGGCACATCCGGCGCTCTGGCTTTCAGGATCCTCGCGCCCATTGCCTTCGCTTCCAACCGCGCGCTCGACGGCAGCAATGCCGCCGCCACAACCTACAACATTTGGATTACGCGAGACTTCCGCGTTGTGCCGCTGACAAATCTGAGCAACTTAAATACAGATAGTACGCTGCCGGCTTGGTCGCGCGACGGACGGAAGATCGCATTCATGTCGCGACGCGCGCTGGATGGCAGCGACGCCGCGGACGCAAACCTAACTGACAACATTTGGGTCATGAATGCGGATGGCTCCGGTGCGACCGCGCTGACCCGGATGACTGCAGTATCTAGCTTTTTTCCGCATTGGTCGCCGGATGGCAGCAAGATTGCCTTTGAATCGGCCCGCGTCCTGACCGGAGGCGACGCCGCGGACGCAAACCTAACTTACAACATTTGGGTCATGAATGCAGATGGCTCCGGCGCGACCGCGCTGACCAGGCTAACTGCGAAGAACGCCTCCAGCTTTTCTCCAGTGTGGTCGCCCGACGGCAGCGGTAAGATTGTCTTTCACTCGATGCGCGCCCTCAGCGGAAGCGACGCCGCGAACACAAACAATACTTTCAACATTTGGGTCGTGAATGCGGATGGTTCCGGCGAGACTGCGCTGACGCAGTTCACGGCCAAGGGCGCAGACAGCTTTTCTCCGGCGTGGTCGCCGGAAGGCAGCAAGATTGCTTTTCTCTCGACGCGTGCTTTGGATGGCAGTGATGCTTCGAACACAAACAACACGACCAACATCTGGGTCATGAATGCGGATGGCTCCGGCGCTGCCGCCGTGACCAGGATGAGCACAACCGGCGTTTTCACTATCCCTTCTCTTCCGGTGTGGTCGCCAGATGGCAACAAGATTGCCTTTGACTCCCGGCGCGCGTTGGATGGAAGCGACGCCGCGAACACAAACAATACTCCCAACATTTGGGTCGTGAATGCGGATGGCTCCGGCGCGACTGCGCTGACCAGATTCACTGCCGCAAATGCGTTTGCTTCCATCCCGGTGTGGGCGCCAGACGGCCGGAGAATCGCATTTGTTGCTAATACCGCCCTTGATGGCAGCAATGCCGTAAACATGAACGGTGCAGTAAATCTGTGGGTCATCAACACCGACGGCACCGGAGCTATTCCACTCACCAGACTTACTGCTCCCGCAGTCAATCCCGTTTTCCCTGGAGTCGATACAGATGACCCAGCGTGGCAGCCGTGAGAGCAGGTTTTTCGCCGCGGATCAAAGCAAAATGCTTTATTTTGTTGGCTCCCAAACATACTTCCCGGTCTTGTCGATCCAGCCCCATTTGTCGCCGATCCAGACGGGCGCCAGCCCTTCGGAGAATCCATTGGCAGAGTCGTACTGCGGCGCGATGACCATTGTGCCGGTCTTGTCGATGAAGCCCCATTTCTCCCCGATCTTCACGGCAGCCAGCCCCTCTGAGAATTCAGTTGCATTGTCGTACCGGGGCGGGATGACCATTGTGCCGGTCTTGTCGATGTAGCCCTCTTTTTCGTCGCCGGCCCGTCGCACGCGAGCCAGCCCTTCGGAGAAGCTAACGGCAATGTCGTACAGCGGCGGGATGACCATCGTCCCGGTCTTGTCAATGTACCCATATTTAGCCCCGACCTCCACGCCGGCCAGCCCCTCGGAGAATTCATCGGCAAGGCCGTACTGTGCCGGGATAACCATCGTGCCGGTCTTGTCAATGTAGCCGCTGGGGCCGGCTTTAATGGCCACCACAACCGCAGCCAACCCTTCGGAGAAGTTCCCGGTGATAGTGGCGTAATGTGGCGGGATAACCATCTTGCCCGTCTTGTCAATGTAGCCAACGGAGCCCCCGGCCACTACGGCAGCCAGCCCGTCGGAAAAGCGGAGAAAGTTAGAGTCGTACCGTGCCGGGATGACCATCTCGCCGCTCTTATCAATGAAGCCCCATTTGTCGCCAACCTGCACTCCAGCCATCCCCTCGAAGAAGCGCCAGGCAAGATCGTACTGCGGCGGGATGACCATCTTGCCGGTCGCATCAATGAAACCCCACTTGTCGCCAACCTGTACGCTGGCCAGACCTTCGCTGAATTGATAAGTATTATCGTATTGCGGCGGGATGACCATCGTGCCCGTCCGGTTAATGAAGCCGTACTTCCCATTCTTTTTGACCACAAACGGCGGACCGCTCTGGTTGCCCCGGGACTTTGCCCCCGCGGCATGGCCAGGCCGCGGGGCCTGCGGAAGCGCCGCCGGCCCACAAAGAAAACCGGCAGTAACCAGCACCAGCACAGGGAATGGGAGAAACCATGGTCGCGAGTTCATGAGAGCTCTCCTGCGCCAAGTCAAACACCTTCAGACTTCGTTTGCAAGACGATGGGCAGCAACGCGCAGTTGCGCGGATTGGTTCTTTAATGACCCGATGGTCCGATGACCCAATGACTCAATCTCCTAAGTCTGTCATCCTGATCCCGCAAAGCGGAAGAAGAATCTTGAGAATGTACGCGGCATTTTCCTGCGGAAACGGCGGGAGCCTCCCGGCTTATTGATCCCTGCGTTAATAATGTCCTAATTGCGCCGCTTGCGGCGCACGGTGGGAGCCCCCGGCTTCAGCCGGGGGGAAGCAAGCTCAAAAATCGGGCTTTAGCCCCGGCGGGTGGGTCACATGGCCCCATTTTAAGACTTCCGAAGTGGCTCGATGCGATCTATATCTTCGAAATTGATAAGATACGCTGGTTGCTCATCGTGCTTCTCATATTGGGACTCTCTAGTGGTTGAAACCAAATCGTAAATTACTTCTTGGTCTTGGTCAGAAACAAAACGTACCTTCGCTAAAAGGTCTTCGCCATCCCGACAGATAATCCGCACCACTTTATTCACACTGGTCTTCAGTAACTCGATATCGCTTTCGTTCATGGGTTGAATCTCAGAATTGCACAAGAAGATTACCTCGGACCGAGGACGACCGCAAAGCAGTGCAGCGCATCTACCACACGCCGGGACAGGCATCCGTGCTCCCCGTGGCAAAACTGATATCAAACTGGCACCATACCGTTAATTTCCACCAATTGTGAGTCATCATTGTCTTCAGGTGTCCCTAAAAGGGATACCAGAAAGGATATCTATGAAAATCGCACAGCTTTTTGGAGTAAAAACCAACCCCAGCCAGCAACCCCGTTGCTGCCACAAACGTAATGACGGAACCGAGTGTAGGGCCAATCCCCGCACCGGCAAGCAATATTGCTTC is a genomic window containing:
- a CDS encoding helix-turn-helix transcriptional regulator; the encoded protein is MNSGERIRQLREERLMKPDDVERASRSIAEISASMEYYISETSLGEMENGSAPSIYKICSLARCFKIPYEQLLLIFGIDVKAEWQESNRHRVPVPSARQRANSQSITLRPIELSKDGVDFRLNFNAQISLKETHLLSPHPRRWGNIPAALRKRLHPTHFRYAWIGLKDDTMADILPPGSLIEIDKKQTEIQRSPWKSLRERPLYLVRHASGYSCCWCQLEGNELTLIPHLLSQRHAMHFKTPQQAAVIGRVVNAWMPRQLHNMRTESVDNYSLAPYSTQNYSSGFTAMFESGRID
- a CDS encoding WG repeat-containing protein, producing the protein MNSRPWFLPFPVLVLVTAGFLCGPAALPQAPRPGHAAGAKSRGNQSGPPFVVKKNGKYGFINRTGTMVIPPQYDNTYQFSEGLASVQVGDKWGFIDATGKMVIPPQYDLAWRFFEGMAGVQVGDKWGFIDKSGEMVIPARYDSNFLRFSDGLAAVVAGGSVGYIDKTGKMVIPPHYATITGNFSEGLAAVVVAIKAGPSGYIDKTGTMVIPAQYGLADEFSEGLAGVEVGAKYGYIDKTGTMVIPPLYDIAVSFSEGLARVRRAGDEKEGYIDKTGTMVIPPRYDNATEFSEGLAAVKIGEKWGFIDKTGTMVIAPQYDSANGFSEGLAPVWIGDKWGWIDKTGKYVWEPTK
- a CDS encoding CPBP family intramembrane glutamic endopeptidase is translated as MKVLSREFIEVAGVFSLIIIALWTPRYAAIFMIAAAIWILIATLTSPRSASELGVGRIGLRKSVWIAVSGALLAAAILGAGAIEGTLHTFPWLPRPLLHSGVYAVWALVQQFITLSFFFIRFERLLASGTKAVVTTALLFSAVHIPNWVLLVATAMMGLVFAEIFRRYRNIYWLGVAHALLGIALAMALPDALHHQMNVGVAYLSYPGQ
- a CDS encoding protein-disulfide reductase DsbD domain-containing protein, producing MDLIAENASIAPGHSFQAGLKFNLEKSWHVYWINPGDSGEPPKVEWKLPPGFQADAIEWPTPARLPISKLMDYGYEDQVLLMMRIHPPANLKPGTTTQLAATVKWLVCREVCISGHGEVSLTLPVSSETPKPSANQDLFTRTKASLPLPPPRSWRQSAVASKDDFVLTIRTGKRVANAIFFPREAEQIENAAPQQVHSDLTGVRIDLKKSEQLLKPITRLRGVVVLDGRGYEVNAPVVSRAGQSSAP
- a CDS encoding CocE/NonD family hydrolase encodes the protein MIRNRVRCFVHVASFLLMALPVLGQSSPPPATYPDLPSETPAKLEPVTDSFDYIRRVEMIPMRDGVKLHTVILIPKGAKDAPILLTRTPYNADELTSHDARGSGETGALSSHLAPMLVGYDNATEVIIEGGYIRVVQDVRGKYGSEGDYVMNRPLHGPQNPTPVDHATDTYDTIDWLVKNIPESNGRVGILGISYDGFLPLMALVNPHPALKVSVPMNPMVDGWMGDDWFHNGAFRQQNMPYIYEQEATHKNDAKWWSSNYDDYDMFMQAGSAGELGRRRGLEQVGFWRKILAHPTYDAWWRDQAVDKVLAEQPLKVPVMLVHSLWDQEDIYGAIAVYKAIKPKDTNNDKVFLVMGPWHHGQEIGDGSALGALKFNSDTALYFRQNILRPFLDHYLKSDAPKSDVAPVNAFETGTNTWRQLPAWPAGCSSGCTIKPTPLYLSAGLKLSFAAPKAGDAAFDEYISDPAKPVPFRARPIQPVAYGADYSWRRWLVDDQREASGRPDVLAFVSDVLSEPVKISGQPIVNLMASTSGTDSDWVVKVIDVYPDEVAGHAPLGGYQLMVSADIFRGRYRESLETPKPIASDKPLLYHFALPTANHVFLPSHKIMVQIQSSWFPLYDRNPQTFVQSIFWAKPEDYRKATQRIYHAPGQASFIELPVVATP
- a CDS encoding redoxin domain-containing protein, with the protein product MRRYSTGLILSLLTLFSLCAFAARVGESAPDFAATDSNGRVQKLSDYKGKYVVLEWTNKGCPFTRKHYDSGNMQKLQKEWTQKGVVWFTVVSSAPGSQGYVTAAEENDYVKRMNTTPTAVLLDPKGDLGHLFAAKTTPHMFIIDPSGKLIYNGAIDDHPTTDVSDINSSKNYVSTALEQAIAGKPVAEAATRPYGCSVKYAD